The Qipengyuania aurantiaca genome contains the following window.
CGATGTACGGCTGGTCCTGCTCGCCAAGCCCGGAGACGGTCCGGCGGACGAGCCGGGGCTGCGCTATGAGGACATGCTGACGCCGAGCGGCCTTGCCGAAGTGGCAGGCTATGCGGATGCGATTGGGGCGGACTTGCGCTTGCTGCTGGCGGCAGACGGCAGCTCGACCGGTGTGATCGAGGCGGCGAAGGCGGCTGGGTTGCAGGTCCATGGCTGGACCTTGCGTAAGGAGAACGCCTACCTGCCGCCCGCCTTTCGCAAGGGAGATGGGGAAGCGGCGCCCGGCAATCTGGCGGCGCTCGTGCTGGTGGCACAGGCTGCGGGGCTGGACGGTGTCTTCACCGACGATCCGGCAATTGCGGTCAGCGCGCTCGCGCAGTGACGATGTAGTTGAGTGAGAGGTCGTCCGAGAGGTGCAGCCCCTTCATCGGCGAGAAGGCGATGCCCTTCGGCTCTCCCATGGACAGCCCCGCTGCCTCGAGCAGTTCGCCCAGTTCCTCGGGGGTGATGAAATCGTCCCAATGGTGCGTGCCCCTGGGGATCAGCCCGAAGCCCTCGGCCGCCCCGATCATCAGCGCACGGCTGCGGACGGTGCGGTTGGGGGTGGAGAGGACCATCAGGCCGCCGGGAGCAAGCCGCGCGGCCAGTTCATTCGCGAAGGCCTGCTTGTCGGCGACGTGCTCGATCACCTCCATCGCGGTGACGAGGTCGAATGTGCCGATGTCTTGCGCGGCCAGTTCGCCCGCCATGTAACGGATGTCGAGGCCCGACCTTTCCGCATGGATCGCGGCGGCGGCGGTGTTTTCCGGCGCGGCGTCGACGCCGGTCACATCGGCGCCGAGACGCGCCAGCGGTTCGCACAGCAGCCCCGCGCCGCAGCCGACGTCGAGAGCGGTCTTGCCCGCGAGCGGCTTTGCATCGCGCACATCGCCC
Protein-coding sequences here:
- the ubiG gene encoding bifunctional 2-polyprenyl-6-hydroxyphenol methylase/3-demethylubiquinol 3-O-methyltransferase UbiG — translated: MSDATTSRQSNTYTGQTIRPDEAAHFGKLAADWWDPKGSSAMLHKLNPVRLSFLRDAIDLHWAGDVRDAKPLAGKTALDVGCGAGLLCEPLARLGADVTGVDAAPENTAAAAIHAERSGLDIRYMAGELAAQDIGTFDLVTAMEVIEHVADKQAFANELAARLAPGGLMVLSTPNRTVRSRALMIGAAEGFGLIPRGTHHWDDFITPEELGELLEAAGLSMGEPKGIAFSPMKGLHLSDDLSLNYIVTARAR